Proteins co-encoded in one Acidobacteriota bacterium genomic window:
- a CDS encoding ABC transporter ATP-binding protein has product MGSSASTQVADERSKAELPIVIETRGLKKTYFGKIDVPVLFGLDIEIRAREFVAIVGQSGSGKSTLLNILGALDIPTGGTVLINGVDISTLDDDGLARLRSDDVGFIFQAHYLLDEFTCIENALMPITIRRGEASDEEREMVLALLKRVGLGDQINKHPDEMSGGQNQRCAIVRALANSPKIVLADEPTGNLDSQSGAEVFEMMREMNRESGVAFVMITHDDRLAQAADRILLIQDGNILEISKEEHRRKMSILAESAKLRE; this is encoded by the coding sequence ATGGGCAGTTCAGCCAGTACACAGGTAGCAGACGAGCGATCAAAGGCCGAATTGCCTATTGTTATCGAAACGCGGGGGCTGAAAAAAACATACTTCGGCAAGATCGATGTACCGGTGCTTTTTGGTTTGGACATCGAGATCCGGGCACGCGAATTTGTTGCGATCGTCGGCCAGTCAGGCAGCGGCAAATCTACATTGCTCAACATCTTAGGTGCACTGGATATCCCGACGGGAGGCACAGTTTTGATAAACGGTGTAGACATTTCGACCCTGGACGACGATGGCCTGGCCCGCCTTCGAAGCGATGACGTCGGCTTTATTTTTCAGGCGCATTATCTACTTGACGAATTCACATGCATTGAAAACGCCCTGATGCCGATAACGATCCGTAGAGGCGAGGCATCGGATGAGGAACGCGAAATGGTTCTGGCACTGCTCAAGCGGGTCGGGTTAGGTGACCAAATCAATAAACATCCGGATGAAATGAGCGGCGGACAGAATCAGCGCTGTGCAATTGTGAGGGCGTTGGCGAATTCTCCGAAGATAGTGCTCGCCGACGAACCGACGGGAAATCTCGACAGCCAGTCCGGTGCCGAGGTCTTCGAAATGATGCGTGAGATGAACCGTGAAAGCGGAGTTGCATTCGTCATGATCACACACGACGATCGTCTGGCTCAGGCCGCCGACCGCATATTGTTAATCCAGGATGGAAATATTTTAGAAATAAGCAAAGAGGAACATCGCCGAAAGATGAGTATTTTGGCTGAAAGTGCGAAATTACGGGAATAG
- a CDS encoding ABC transporter permease: MKPFGDIVISALIPKSYRFEFRLAVRHLFSGGLQTLLTISAVATGVIIVIFITSLIFGLQNMMSVLLTESIPHVTVQVEDPKPKPLEIPESPTSSRIEVSASRLKFIDNWDEVVTMLRGLPNVSGVAPVVNGQGFASKGANPIGVSVVGADPELLDVITPIIRDLVSGRYKSLSSDEIVIDTELAKDLNVTVGERIRLASSSNQADSFTIAGIYNRGQGRGSAYVTLRNAQSLFGLGTSVNIIYIKVYDIYAVEDLSNTIMALTKYEARPWTRDYSRNLTNLQMMGISAYLISAFSLIASAFAIASVLIVSVLQKSTEIGILRSMGARQSQISTVFVFQGLGVAIIGSSVGAVLGTTIAYLISLPTRAAVAGQEPLALFPVKIFPMYIGLAMLAAIITTVIAAVLPARRAAKLNPVDVMR, encoded by the coding sequence ATGAAACCATTCGGTGACATAGTAATTTCGGCCTTGATCCCAAAGTCCTACCGTTTCGAGTTTCGTCTCGCGGTGCGGCATCTGTTTTCAGGTGGCTTGCAGACCCTTTTGACAATTAGCGCCGTGGCGACCGGCGTCATAATCGTTATATTCATTACGTCCCTGATCTTCGGTCTGCAGAACATGATGTCTGTTCTATTAACAGAGTCGATCCCTCACGTAACGGTGCAGGTCGAAGACCCGAAACCCAAGCCTCTTGAGATCCCCGAGAGCCCTACGTCAAGCCGAATTGAAGTATCCGCGTCGCGACTGAAGTTTATCGACAACTGGGACGAAGTGGTCACTATGCTCAGAGGATTGCCCAATGTTAGTGGCGTCGCTCCGGTAGTAAACGGCCAGGGGTTTGCCTCGAAGGGTGCAAATCCGATCGGGGTTTCGGTAGTTGGGGCCGATCCCGAACTTTTAGATGTCATTACGCCGATCATAAGGGATCTGGTTAGCGGCAGATACAAGAGCTTGAGCAGCGACGAGATCGTCATAGATACGGAGCTTGCAAAGGATCTGAACGTTACGGTTGGCGAACGAATAAGACTCGCGTCAAGCTCAAATCAAGCCGATTCATTCACAATTGCGGGGATCTATAATCGTGGCCAGGGCCGCGGAAGTGCTTATGTAACACTTCGTAATGCACAGAGTCTTTTCGGACTCGGCACTTCGGTAAATATCATCTACATAAAGGTTTATGACATTTATGCGGTTGAGGACCTATCGAACACGATAATGGCATTAACAAAATATGAAGCTCGGCCGTGGACCCGTGACTATTCCCGAAATCTGACCAATTTGCAGATGATGGGCATATCGGCTTATTTGATCTCAGCCTTTAGCCTGATCGCATCCGCGTTCGCGATCGCCTCGGTTCTAATTGTTTCAGTACTTCAAAAATCTACTGAGATCGGCATCCTGAGGAGTATGGGAGCCCGGCAGTCTCAAATATCGACAGTTTTCGTGTTTCAAGGCTTGGGTGTTGCGATCATTGGAAGTTCGGTCGGAGCGGTACTAGGCACTACGATCGCCTACCTCATCAGTTTGCCGACCAGAGCGGCCGTGGCCGGGCAGGAACCGCTTGCCCTCTTTCCGGTAAAGATCTTTCCAATGTATATCGGGCTTGCAATGCTGGCAGCGATCATCACGACCGTGATCGCCGCAGTTCTGCCCGCACGGCGGGCCGCCAAACTCAATCCGGTCGACGTAATGCGATAA
- a CDS encoding efflux RND transporter periplasmic adaptor subunit, with protein MEKAQKPYGSTAGSKDEEVEANIYAGETSQSKSGNRSENVQKWLIRSGVLAVIVLLVVAVVWLMRRPKSVDLVEPKPATITETISGSGTVGGETESNVGAQLQGIVQKLYVKEGDSIVRGQQLALIKNDVAEAQIWQARSAVVTARAQLAQVSRDALGSDINAAVEQVNQAIAQVEQQRSVIAQTEKSVNQGSSVLEQLLSEKDLAVKELGRSSSLVKSGDISRSEYDRDLNILKVAEKRVEAQKQAIEVSRANVRSAQSGLKSLEANVRVLQSRLRTIQGGARDEDIRVAQSRVAETERALSVAEEQAGNASVTAPFAGTVTKINAETGQSVGSLGVLTLVSVEPEIRIDVDESNLSVLKVGQEAVISSDPFSENAFSGRVSELGAAVDQVRGTITIKVIPDNPPDWLRLGQTINVNIITAKSVSRLLIPQTAPVRVGDETVVFIIVDGKAAQKPVVTRLPTKDGVPVISGLEAEDRIIAAPTNIKVGDRVQPR; from the coding sequence ATGGAAAAAGCTCAAAAACCTTACGGCAGTACGGCGGGATCGAAGGATGAAGAGGTCGAGGCGAATATCTATGCTGGTGAGACAAGTCAATCAAAATCGGGCAATAGATCCGAGAACGTTCAAAAATGGCTCATCAGATCTGGCGTTTTAGCGGTCATTGTTTTGCTTGTCGTCGCAGTCGTATGGCTTATGCGGCGTCCGAAATCCGTTGACTTGGTGGAACCAAAACCCGCAACCATCACCGAGACGATCTCAGGCAGCGGAACCGTCGGCGGCGAGACGGAATCAAATGTGGGAGCTCAGTTACAAGGCATTGTACAAAAGCTCTATGTAAAAGAAGGCGACAGCATCGTGCGGGGCCAGCAATTGGCCCTGATAAAAAATGATGTCGCCGAGGCACAGATCTGGCAGGCTCGATCCGCCGTCGTCACCGCTCGAGCGCAGTTAGCTCAAGTATCTCGTGACGCATTAGGTTCCGATATCAATGCTGCGGTGGAGCAGGTCAATCAAGCGATCGCTCAGGTCGAACAGCAGCGGTCGGTAATCGCCCAGACGGAAAAGAGTGTCAATCAGGGCAGTTCAGTACTTGAACAACTCCTATCTGAAAAGGACTTGGCAGTAAAGGAACTCGGGCGAAGCAGTTCTCTGGTAAAAAGCGGTGACATTTCTCGCTCCGAATATGATCGTGATTTAAATATTCTTAAGGTTGCCGAAAAACGAGTCGAAGCACAAAAACAGGCGATCGAAGTGTCGCGGGCCAATGTTCGTTCTGCCCAGTCGGGCCTTAAATCGTTGGAAGCCAATGTTCGAGTCCTGCAGTCCCGGCTTCGCACGATACAGGGTGGAGCAAGAGACGAAGACATCAGAGTAGCCCAAAGTCGGGTTGCTGAAACGGAGCGGGCTCTAAGTGTTGCCGAAGAGCAGGCCGGAAATGCGTCCGTCACCGCCCCCTTTGCCGGAACCGTAACAAAGATCAATGCGGAGACGGGGCAGTCTGTTGGCAGTCTCGGGGTACTTACGCTGGTCAGCGTAGAACCTGAAATTCGCATTGATGTCGATGAAAGCAATCTTTCGGTATTGAAGGTGGGTCAAGAGGCAGTTATCTCGTCCGACCCATTTTCCGAGAATGCCTTTAGCGGCAGAGTTTCCGAACTGGGAGCGGCGGTGGATCAGGTTCGCGGGACGATAACAATAAAGGTGATCCCCGACAATCCGCCCGATTGGCTTCGGCTTGGCCAGACGATAAACGTCAATATAATTACGGCCAAAAGCGTCAGCCGTCTGTTGATTCCTCAGACCGCACCGGTGCGGGTCGGCGACGAAACGGTGGTCTTTATCATCGTAGACGGCAAAGCTGCCCAGAAGCCAGTCGTCACACGTCTGCCAACAAAGGACGGCGTGCCGGTGATCTCGGGGCTTGAAGCCGAAGATCGAATTATCGCCGCGCCTACAAATATTAAGGTGGGAGACCGTGTGCAGCCGAGGTGA
- the queA gene encoding tRNA preQ1(34) S-adenosylmethionine ribosyltransferase-isomerase QueA: MLISEFNFELPPELIAQEPLVDRKASRMLVVDRSSQSFSDRRFAALPKFLRSGDVLVLNNTKVFPARLLGRSETGANIELFLVRETADGNWETLARPARRLHSGKRVHFGDELTAEVVNKTEDGKVFVRFECTRDFYEVLDEIGMTPLPPYIKRESSAIDSDRERYQTVFAKNRGAIAAPTAGLHFTPEVLEDIKDIGVTVAEITLHVGYGTFEPVRVDDLTQHQVSAERYAISDETAEILNGAKSEKRRIVAVGTTATRALETTLTRYDSFLAGSHSADLTITPGYKFRAIDALLTNFHLPLSSLLVLTSTFGGHELIMSAYRHAIIEEYRFYSYGDCMFVV; encoded by the coding sequence ATGCTGATTTCGGAATTCAATTTTGAACTTCCACCGGAGCTGATCGCTCAGGAACCTCTTGTGGACAGAAAGGCTTCGCGGATGCTCGTCGTTGATCGTTCTTCGCAGAGTTTCTCGGATAGGCGTTTCGCAGCCCTGCCGAAGTTTCTACGCAGCGGCGACGTGCTGGTTTTGAACAATACAAAGGTCTTTCCGGCCCGATTACTTGGTCGAAGCGAAACGGGAGCAAACATCGAGCTATTTCTCGTGCGCGAAACGGCAGACGGCAACTGGGAAACGCTTGCCCGGCCGGCAAGACGTTTGCATAGCGGGAAACGAGTTCATTTCGGCGACGAGTTGACCGCTGAGGTTGTTAACAAAACGGAAGATGGGAAGGTGTTCGTAAGGTTTGAATGCACACGGGATTTTTACGAGGTACTCGACGAGATCGGAATGACACCGCTTCCGCCATATATTAAACGCGAATCCTCGGCAATAGACTCAGACAGGGAACGGTACCAGACGGTTTTCGCTAAAAATCGCGGAGCAATTGCCGCACCGACCGCCGGGCTGCATTTTACTCCCGAGGTTCTCGAGGACATTAAAGATATTGGGGTTACGGTTGCCGAGATTACTCTGCATGTCGGTTACGGAACCTTTGAACCGGTTCGGGTTGATGATCTTACGCAGCACCAAGTTTCGGCTGAAAGGTATGCGATTAGCGACGAAACCGCCGAGATCTTAAACGGTGCGAAATCAGAAAAACGCCGTATTGTAGCCGTTGGGACGACCGCGACAAGGGCTCTGGAGACCACTCTCACCCGATACGACAGCTTTTTAGCCGGTTCGCATTCGGCCGATCTGACGATCACGCCCGGCTACAAATTTCGGGCGATCGATGCTCTGCTAACCAATTTTCATCTGCCCCTAAGCTCACTCCTTGTCCTCACTTCTACTTTTGGCGGTCACGAACTTATAATGAGTGCATACCGTCATGCCATCATCGAAGAATACAGGTTTTACAGCTATGGCGATTGCATGTTTGTAGTTTAG
- the rimI gene encoding ribosomal protein S18-alanine N-acetyltransferase → MAVLETIRNFFVPGIFSEPENIVPAPPMTYSIRPLTHDHLSQVLKLNLRCFRNGDNYTKYTFDYLLNEPRTLSYRMVTPSNEIVGFAFVMVKERNAAHITTIGVAPEHRRRGIANRLLEHLENALLQREIGTVMLEVRVGNTSAQELYKRCGYTIVQRINKYYSDGEDCFLMIKSLFV, encoded by the coding sequence ATGGCCGTACTTGAGACAATTAGAAATTTCTTTGTGCCGGGAATCTTTTCCGAGCCTGAAAATATCGTTCCGGCACCGCCGATGACGTATTCGATCCGGCCGCTGACGCACGATCATCTTTCTCAGGTACTCAAGCTTAACCTGCGGTGTTTTCGTAACGGTGACAATTACACAAAATATACCTTCGATTACCTGCTTAACGAACCTCGGACGCTGAGCTACCGTATGGTTACGCCGTCAAACGAGATCGTCGGCTTTGCATTTGTGATGGTCAAGGAGCGAAACGCAGCTCATATCACGACGATCGGCGTTGCCCCCGAACATCGGCGTCGCGGCATCGCCAATCGCCTTCTCGAACACCTTGAAAATGCCTTGCTCCAGCGTGAGATAGGTACGGTTATGCTTGAGGTTAGGGTTGGCAATACTTCTGCACAGGAACTTTATAAGCGCTGCGGCTATACGATAGTGCAGCGAATAAATAAATACTACAGCGATGGCGAGGATTGCTTCCTAATGATCAAGTCGCTCTTTGTTTAA
- the thiE gene encoding thiamine phosphate synthase, with product MNSKRLKLDLPRIYPITDTQISGLSHLEQVRRLVAGGAEFIQLREKHASPRDFFEQANAVINFARGRGVKILINDRVDIARALKADGVHLGQDDLSPELARQILGPEAIIGFSTHSIEQVIAAVDLPIDYVAYGPIFQTTTKENPDPVVETEAIKTIRQSIGDLPLVAIGGISGNKLRSVIQAGADSAAMIGAILSEPDNIADQYKHFAILTSRTQ from the coding sequence CTGAACTCTAAAAGGTTGAAACTCGATCTACCAAGAATTTATCCCATCACCGATACGCAGATCTCCGGCCTATCGCATCTTGAGCAAGTTAGGCGGCTTGTTGCCGGCGGTGCGGAGTTTATCCAACTTCGGGAAAAACATGCTTCGCCCCGCGACTTTTTCGAGCAAGCAAACGCGGTGATCAACTTTGCCCGTGGGCGCGGTGTGAAAATCCTTATAAATGACCGTGTGGATATTGCCCGAGCGTTAAAGGCCGATGGCGTGCACTTGGGTCAGGATGACTTGTCACCCGAACTTGCACGGCAGATCCTCGGTCCCGAGGCGATCATTGGTTTCTCCACGCATTCAATCGAACAGGTCATTGCAGCCGTCGACCTTCCGATTGATTATGTTGCGTATGGGCCGATCTTTCAGACGACTACGAAAGAAAATCCCGATCCCGTGGTTGAAACCGAAGCGATAAAGACCATTCGCCAGTCGATAGGTGATCTTCCGCTTGTAGCCATCGGTGGGATAAGTGGTAACAAGCTCAGATCGGTAATTCAGGCTGGCGCTGATTCGGCGGCAATGATCGGAGCAATTCTCTCAGAACCCGATAACATCGCAGATCAATATAAGCATTTCGCAATACTTACCTCCCGAACGCAATGA
- a CDS encoding PilT/PilU family type 4a pilus ATPase yields the protein MSLLDIAPIIEQMLLVSENVSDLNFSCGQKPQVEINGVLYPASPIGLGKLSAFQTEMIAMSLVRDNPDAASHLVKYRTADLSYALPGKCRFRVNIFQQRNSYSIVMRVIPHEIPSFEALKLPQQLAEIADIRNGVVLLTGPTGSGKSSTLAAIIDRINETKAYHIVTIEDPIEFLHTHKKSTINQREVGADTKDFASALRAALRQAPKVILVGEMRDLETAEIALEAAETGHLVLSTLHTIDASKTIDRIVGLYPKNEERIIRTRLAQTFRYIVSQRLIPTADGRGRIAAVEILKSNPRTREYIEKGETEGKSLLDAIRDGEIDGMQDFDTVIRHMIESKQITMEDGLSFATNQNNLLLHLKGLSSTEDYVKKHQPATRPASSMSPMMPPPPTDNPDSVLNMIE from the coding sequence ATGAGTTTGCTTGATATAGCACCCATAATTGAGCAGATGTTGCTCGTGTCCGAGAACGTCAGCGATCTTAATTTCTCGTGTGGCCAAAAACCGCAGGTTGAGATCAACGGCGTGCTCTATCCGGCGTCGCCGATCGGGCTTGGAAAGCTTTCGGCGTTTCAAACCGAAATGATAGCGATGTCGCTCGTTCGGGATAATCCGGACGCTGCGTCACATCTTGTGAAATATCGCACGGCCGATCTTAGCTATGCGTTACCGGGTAAATGCCGTTTTCGCGTAAATATTTTTCAGCAGCGGAATTCGTACTCTATAGTGATGCGAGTTATTCCGCATGAGATACCGAGTTTTGAGGCGTTGAAGTTGCCGCAACAACTAGCGGAGATCGCCGATATCAGGAACGGGGTAGTACTTCTGACTGGGCCGACCGGTTCCGGTAAAAGTTCGACTCTCGCAGCGATAATCGATCGTATAAACGAGACCAAAGCATACCATATTGTAACCATCGAAGATCCGATCGAATTCTTGCATACACACAAGAAATCGACCATAAATCAGCGCGAAGTCGGTGCAGATACAAAAGATTTTGCCTCGGCACTGCGTGCAGCTCTCCGACAGGCGCCGAAGGTTATCTTGGTGGGTGAGATGCGTGACCTTGAGACGGCGGAGATAGCCCTCGAGGCAGCCGAAACGGGCCATCTGGTTCTCTCAACGCTACATACGATCGACGCTTCGAAAACTATCGACCGCATCGTCGGACTTTATCCGAAAAATGAGGAGCGGATAATTAGGACGCGTCTCGCCCAGACATTTAGGTACATCGTCTCCCAGCGTCTTATCCCAACCGCAGACGGACGGGGTCGAATCGCCGCTGTCGAGATCCTCAAGTCGAATCCGCGTACCCGTGAATATATTGAAAAAGGTGAGACGGAGGGCAAGTCGCTCCTGGACGCGATCCGCGACGGAGAGATCGACGGAATGCAGGATTTTGATACCGTCATTCGCCATATGATCGAGAGCAAGCAGATCACAATGGAAGACGGGCTCTCGTTTGCAACCAACCAAAACAATCTTCTACTTCATCTGAAGGGACTTTCATCGACCGAAGATTATGTTAAGAAGCATCAACCGGCTACTCGCCCGGCGTCGTCTATGTCGCCAATGATGCCGCCGCCGCCGACTGATAATCCTGATTCTGTTCTGAATATGATCGAATAA
- a CDS encoding zinc-ribbon domain-containing protein, protein MIIRCDNCSVSLQLDESKIPSGNFSVRCPRCQNLLRVQKDASGKGLSTVDQLAANQPAAAASEGAQDFAAKENDFQINSALRSLIGALQSDKSAVEDESIAEKPRRILLCLGQRADETAKLLAKSGYKVYVAQTPAQANERLREGKTEILIFSPDFAADMGGAAVIQQKANAMYSSERRRLFLISLEDTGVTMNAHDAFLRNLNLIVNSKDLTQLPLILNRALGDYNDLYNYFNRASGLMPI, encoded by the coding sequence ATGATAATACGCTGCGATAATTGCTCTGTTTCTTTACAATTAGACGAATCGAAAATTCCGAGTGGGAACTTTTCGGTTCGATGTCCCAGATGTCAGAATCTGCTACGTGTGCAAAAAGATGCGTCCGGCAAAGGCCTTTCTACGGTTGACCAGCTTGCGGCGAATCAGCCGGCAGCAGCAGCGTCCGAAGGTGCACAGGATTTTGCGGCGAAGGAAAACGATTTTCAGATAAACAGTGCCTTAAGATCTCTCATTGGAGCTCTACAGTCCGACAAAAGTGCCGTAGAGGACGAGTCAATAGCAGAAAAGCCGCGTCGGATACTACTCTGTCTAGGACAGCGGGCTGATGAAACGGCAAAGTTGCTGGCGAAATCCGGCTACAAAGTTTACGTTGCTCAAACGCCAGCGCAGGCTAACGAAAGGTTGAGAGAAGGCAAGACAGAGATCCTAATTTTCTCACCGGATTTCGCGGCCGATATGGGCGGAGCGGCTGTTATCCAGCAGAAGGCAAACGCTATGTATTCGTCGGAGCGTCGACGATTGTTCTTGATCTCGCTTGAGGATACAGGCGTAACGATGAACGCCCACGATGCTTTCCTTAGGAATCTAAACCTGATCGTTAATTCGAAAGACCTCACGCAGCTTCCGCTCATCTTGAACCGGGCCTTGGGCGATTACAACGATCTCTACAACTATTTCAACCGAGCATCAGGCTTGATGCCTATCTAG
- the holA gene encoding DNA polymerase III subunit delta, with protein MVLTREDLRNQLTRHEIAPVYVLFGQETYLRDIAAKYITDRAFAPGDFRDFNETVFSLDGEDNLQRALAAAEQLPMMATRRVVRVDNVRVSATGFRDTINEHHEAALTAYLANPSPSSVVIFIADELNGVRKMGKYLREKMTAVEFTQLDDKQFADWAHKAVIDAGAEIDDLALRLFISRVNKDVRRLSNEINKLAAAALPEKRITAELIDALVPNSKELSNFDLTDHLVAGRKDKALAALKRILDDGAEPLALLGLISYNFRRLLIAKDMMDRSAPRQEIASAAKLFGRGQDEFLASARRVDKDKLVNAIQLISKADLAIKTSIGGSGNAGSRLQIEMLVCELAL; from the coding sequence ATGGTTCTTACCCGTGAAGATCTTCGTAATCAGTTAACGCGACATGAGATCGCACCTGTCTATGTTCTTTTTGGACAGGAAACATACCTGCGCGATATCGCGGCGAAGTATATTACCGACAGAGCTTTCGCACCTGGAGATTTTCGGGATTTTAACGAGACGGTTTTCAGTTTGGACGGGGAAGATAATTTGCAAAGGGCGTTGGCCGCTGCAGAGCAGCTGCCGATGATGGCGACGCGGCGGGTCGTTCGGGTGGATAATGTTCGCGTTTCGGCAACTGGCTTCCGGGATACGATCAACGAGCATCATGAAGCTGCTCTAACCGCTTATCTCGCTAATCCCTCTCCAAGCTCCGTGGTTATATTTATTGCGGACGAACTCAACGGCGTCAGGAAGATGGGTAAGTACCTACGCGAGAAGATGACGGCCGTCGAATTTACTCAGCTGGATGACAAACAGTTTGCCGACTGGGCGCATAAAGCGGTTATCGATGCAGGTGCGGAAATAGACGATCTAGCCCTACGCCTTTTTATATCGCGAGTGAATAAAGATGTGCGGCGGCTTTCGAATGAGATCAACAAACTCGCCGCTGCCGCATTGCCTGAGAAGCGAATCACCGCCGAACTTATTGACGCTCTCGTTCCTAACTCGAAGGAGCTGAGCAACTTCGATCTCACCGATCATCTCGTTGCCGGCAGAAAAGATAAGGCTCTGGCCGCTCTAAAGAGAATCCTGGATGACGGAGCCGAACCACTCGCGCTGCTCGGGCTGATCTCCTACAATTTTCGCCGTCTATTAATAGCAAAAGATATGATGGATCGGTCCGCTCCGCGTCAAGAGATCGCGTCCGCGGCAAAGCTATTCGGGCGCGGCCAGGACGAATTTCTCGCATCCGCCCGTCGGGTGGACAAAGACAAACTCGTAAACGCCATTCAGCTTATTTCTAAAGCAGATCTCGCTATAAAGACCTCGATCGGCGGCAGCGGGAACGCCGGTTCGCGCCTACAGATCGAAATGCTTGTCTGCGAATTGGCTCTATGA
- a CDS encoding LptE family protein translates to MKYFRVIPLLAILFLSSGFTDCYKPVTNSGLPKNIKVVAVPAFQFEAKGFRYRVESRFTEAVSREIIKRGNGLKVQASRTGADAVLEGTIRDFSFTGVLLDSSGRARVYEVTIVTAVTIRDLREDKILYDNQNFTFRDSFEFTSDPRSFFNEEDPAVERMSRAFAEAAVSAFVNGMGVKDDKK, encoded by the coding sequence ATGAAGTATTTTAGAGTTATACCACTACTTGCGATCCTGTTTTTGTCATCGGGTTTTACTGACTGTTATAAACCGGTGACCAACTCCGGTTTGCCGAAGAATATAAAGGTAGTGGCGGTCCCTGCGTTTCAGTTCGAAGCGAAGGGCTTTCGATACAGAGTCGAATCGCGATTTACTGAAGCCGTCAGCCGAGAGATCATAAAACGGGGCAACGGATTAAAGGTTCAGGCTTCACGTACTGGAGCAGATGCGGTCCTCGAAGGTACGATCCGCGATTTCAGCTTTACCGGCGTCCTGCTCGACAGCAGCGGCCGTGCCCGGGTTTACGAAGTTACGATCGTAACCGCTGTCACGATCCGCGACCTCCGCGAGGACAAAATACTCTACGACAATCAGAATTTTACGTTTCGCGATTCGTTTGAATTCACATCCGACCCTAGGTCGTTCTTTAACGAAGAAGACCCCGCAGTCGAACGCATGTCTCGAGCCTTCGCAGAAGCCGCAGTATCCGCTTTCGTTAACGGAATGGGCGTGAAGGATGATAAGAAGTAG
- the folP gene encoding dihydropteroate synthase, whose protein sequence is MKSWHTSRRQIRLERPLVMGILNVTPDSFSDGGKYLSADAALRRAEAMINDGADILDVGGESARPGSASVSPQEEISRTIPVIKAIAARFDTPVSIDTTKSSVAKAAIDAGAEIINDISALRFDAKIAKIAAESGSGLVLMHSRGEFESMHSQAPLDDIFTDMRTGFRRAIDLALTDGVQNGRIVLDIGLGFGKTFGQNLELIAKLDKIIADFRDYPMLVGSSRKSFIGKLLDGVPTAERLYGSLASGAIAVFNGASILRVHDVKETVDAIKVAVAIRKEKGV, encoded by the coding sequence ATGAAGTCATGGCACACATCTCGCCGTCAGATCCGTCTTGAACGTCCTCTCGTGATGGGAATACTGAACGTCACGCCTGACAGCTTTTCTGATGGCGGTAAATATTTGTCGGCTGACGCCGCATTGCGCCGGGCTGAAGCCATGATCAACGACGGAGCCGACATCCTCGACGTCGGCGGCGAATCAGCTCGTCCCGGGAGTGCGTCTGTTTCCCCTCAAGAAGAAATATCCCGAACAATTCCCGTTATTAAAGCGATCGCGGCTCGCTTCGACACACCGGTCTCGATCGACACAACAAAATCATCAGTTGCAAAAGCTGCTATCGATGCCGGAGCAGAGATTATTAACGATATTTCAGCCCTTCGATTTGACGCAAAGATCGCGAAAATCGCGGCAGAGTCGGGATCTGGCCTTGTTTTGATGCACTCTCGTGGCGAATTTGAGTCTATGCATTCGCAGGCGCCGCTTGACGACATATTTACGGACATGAGAACCGGTTTTCGACGGGCGATCGATCTTGCATTGACGGACGGCGTCCAGAATGGCCGCATAGTTCTGGATATCGGGCTCGGATTTGGGAAGACCTTTGGACAAAACTTAGAGTTGATAGCAAAACTTGATAAAATCATCGCTGATTTTAGAGATTACCCGATGCTCGTCGGCTCGTCGCGAAAATCTTTCATCGGCAAGCTTCTGGACGGAGTACCGACCGCGGAAAGACTGTACGGCAGCCTTGCAAGTGGAGCGATCGCGGTATTTAATGGAGCATCGATCCTGAGGGTTCACGATGTAAAGGAAACGGTCGATGCGATAAAGGTCGCGGTTGCTATTCGAAAGGAGAAGGGTGTATGA